ATTCGGAATTATCTAATGatcttatatatattgtgGATAGCTCACAGAAAGGTTCTTTAAGTGAAGCAAGAGATGATTTTATTAGAATAATATATGATTTTAGATTTATATATCGAAAATGTaaatttctaatttttttaaataaacaaGATTCCAATGGATGCTTAAAATCcgatgaaataataaattatttttcattaccaaaagaattattatatagatgtaaatttatttcttGCAGCACCTTGTCTGGGGAGGGATTGAAAGAAGGATTAGAATGGTTGTTAAATTCTAATGTATTCTCAGATAGAAATGATGTgaattatgaaaatagaaaaatatattattagaaattatcattaaaaatatgtatccGTTTAATAAAGGCACAATTCCAAATAAAACTAGCTTTCTTTAtccttttttcttaaataaatATCATTTATTACAAATTTATACTatctataaaatatttacatatatgcATAGAATATTTTATTGCAAATTGTTCTATAGTTCTTTTATTTggttattttatatttttaattttcttaaattaaCCATTTTGCCTATTAAATATCttgtatataatattttttgttaatctatcatatattttttaattttatattttttttacttctttatattttgaattataagacaattatttttttttttttttgtaattttataagaatttacagctttttattattttgtgacaaaaatttttaattttttattaaaaaaaatgtttattagaaaaaaaaaaaaaaaaaaaaaaaataataaattataaaaattaatagaataTACTATTATTAGAAATTGtatattttatgttatttaaaatataataaaatataaggaTCTTTCCCCTAATAAATCTTTAagctaaataaaaatttatatttttataaatatttttatatcttttgtatttgaaaaaaggaataaaaatTAGTTTAGTAagtaaattttctttatatttctCCATTTActgtttcatttttttttttttaaatatttttaaaaataaattacttGATCTAATTcttctaaaatattttgattaGTTGCATCTACATCCTTATAATATCTTTCTGCAAGTTTCTGAAGACAAGAAAAAATTGGTTTTTCATTTAatcttaaattataattttttttttatgaatgtATACTTTTAAGGAGTTTTCTGGATATTCTTTTTCAATTTCATTCTTAATATCCTTTAATTCATAatcttataaaataataataataataataattgtataaaaaaaaataacaaaatttaatattgttTTTCAGATTTTCTATATCTATTGaactataataaaaaaaacctGATGAAACCTTGTCTCCTGGAAATGCATTAACAGAATGAGAATTTAATggctaaaaataaaattaaaattaaaaaaaataaaataagtactaaaatatgttaaaacatatttaaatatgattaaattgttataaattttattgaatcaaaataaaaaataaacctTATAAATACTTTGAATATCATAAGGTATTTGTGCATAAACaagataaaacaaaaaaaaaaatagaaaaataaaatttttcatttttaaaaaataattagaaAAGAAGAAGGAAATAGTAATTAAATTAAGtattgtatattttaataaaaatgtctactatataataattatttttaaattagacAGAAAAGTGTGATAAAATAAACTAATATTTTTGTacttatttttgtaaaacactaatatatattatttttcttgtaattttttttttttattttaaatatatatatatatatatattagtgtTTATATGTGTTTTATAGTGTTACAAATGCTTATAAATATGTGTAAATACACATAATTTATAcctttgtatatttttattataaaatataataggaGAAATAGATGaaagatattaataatatttttagtgATTACAAtgctatattattattttatataataaatgatgaataaacctaaaaaaaaaagtaaacaattatatacttttttttttttctattttttgtaaCATAAATACaatacaatatatatatattaatttgcTTTCTcctaaatttattttttttaaaagcatTTTACAACCTTCTTATTAATTCGCCtatctaattttttagttTAGTAAATAAATAGAATTATAAAGTTcgtaaatatgaaaattattattgaaaataaaatgtgataatttttttttaattttataataattatatttttttttttttttactttaaaacatttgaaaaaaagttttattctaaaaaattttgtgCACACATACactttttttgaaaatttatttacaaataaaaaaaaataaaaatatattaaaatatgtacgattacaaatattatttacctttattagtataaaaaatacatataaaaaattatgtattatgaaaaaattattttttatttgcttttgaaatatagaaaaaatatatttgttataaaaataatattgccataaaaatatatttctgtcttttattttaaatatttaacaaGCTTTTTATCTTTGTCTTTATTtcaaataacattttttatatccttaaagtttttttacaaattaaataaaaaaaaaaaatgaacaaatatgatttaaataactttttatgccaatttgatttttcttctttGCAAGAATTAGATCCTTCTTTAagttacattaaaaaaaaaaaaattttttttaaataaaaagataaatcattgataatatattttaattatacgtatatatatacaaatgaaaaatatttctgTGAACTATTAACTTTAGATGGTGGATATAAATCATGTTACAGTAAAGACGTTCCTTTTGAAATAAGAATTCAAGAATTAGAAAATGAACCTCAAGAAATTGGTTCTCTTGAAATAATAACTGTTAAAATTTTGGTTTTagtaagaaaatttttttttttttaattttttattttacaaaatataAGAATTTCCAATTTGTTTAccttaaaaatttatataaaagttcaaaatatgtatttttttagaattgctttattttatttcttgtacaaaatatttaaataaaaagattaatatatatgtttacaGGGGGATGAACTAAATGCTCAAAGTGTGAAAGTAGAATTGACTAGTGAAAcagatttattttttcatttcactCAAAcgtaacaaaaataataaataatatgtcttaggataaatatatatatataatataatcttatcgttatattaatttttcttagaATAGATGAAATATCATTTGCGGTTATGCAAAATAATCAAAAACTAATGATTAATTTTTCTGAATACTTGcaagttttaataaaaatgtttaattCATGTGTAAAAGAACCGCATaggttatataaaaataataaatatactttATTATATTACTTTGGATATATATTGCAAAGTATATACTATATATGTGTAccttcacttttttttatttagttttTTAGCTATATTTactataaaacaaaatagaAAAGCTCGATTAGATTtcataaaagtaaaaaaaaaaaaaaataattgaatataatagtttttagatgtatttcattttattttatttttatttttataagaatatGGAATATAAGTTTATTGAATTACTAGTTTGCGATTTTAATCAATCTtctgaagaaaatataaaagaaagcATTACTTTTAGATATAGTTTGATGAAATCAAAAAACACTATTATGTATAAAAGATTAcaagtaaataaatataataaaagaaataacaCGTATATTACCATAATCATAATAAtctatcattatttttacttcTATCTATCTTCTATATTcttacatatttatataggATATAAGCACTTTAATTAAATCAAAAAACCCTTCTCTTTTAATGCAAATTCAAAAGGCAGCTTGTAGACAATTAGAactcataaaaaataagaaatgtactaaaaatatatataatataaagaaaatacatGAAGATgttattacataaaaatttttttttatattatttaatttaatacataaatatgatatggataatttaaaaaagaaaaaaaaattgtttatttttaaatatttatagagATGTATCATTATGTACAAAAATTTGGATTATTGTCAATaatcttcaaaaaaaattttttttctttattttttttgcttaTTTCCAAAGATGCAATAATGAcaattacatttttaaaaaattttataggTATAATCATTTACCATTAAGTTTtctttgatatttttttttttttatttatttttagttattttttcctaaagctcttttttttttgtttgaatAACAATGTTATATCTTTAAGTTATATCACAGGAATACTTTatgaattttaatttaaaaggcttgtgaaaagaaaaaaaaatacatttttaattaatgaataaaatacATAGTAAAATAAATGCAAAGTTTAAAATAactatattttcatatattaatttttttaaatagctgttgaatatgttttttaattttaaaaatttttaaattttatttaaatatttatatatatagaatgattatttatttattttttttttttttaatctatcaaaaaaaaaaaaaaaaaattaattattcatAAAGTATaccttttaaaaaagaagtaaTTCTACAACTAATAAGGAAGAAAGAGAAATAGGAAATTAATTtatctaaaataaaaaaaaaaatgtacaataaaaagttaaaaaaatatatgcatataaaaGGCTTTTTATTTACACACAAATCTAAAATTTCCATTTAAGGGTTATTCacctttttataaaatatgtggaaattaaaaaaaaaaaaaaataaataatactaTTATATTAagtaaaagatattattttatatatctttattgTCACATTacatgaaattttttttcttatttttttttattaattattgatcattttgttaatttttttttttaaatacacaattaatgaaaaatataaattacttttattttatattttttatatgtgaTTATACTATATATTTAACACCTCAAATAATATATTGTAAAGTAAAAGAaaactttttaataatattaataattagttttaaaaaaataaattatgtaaagatggaaaatttaaaatatagtaaTTATAATGTAGGtagttaaaaatataaaattaactaAAAAAACATAGTAATAAAACAAACTAGTAATTAGCGTCAGTTCTATGtgcttattattttttggtAGCGTATTATCaaagattataaaaaatctttagtatttattttaaaaaaaaatataaatttttaacttCTATTATCTATaattggaaaaaaaaaaaaaaaaaaaattagaattctattttttaaatttaagaattaattttttaatgaaacaAATAGGAATTGTAActttcaatatatatatatatattatatataaagagaaaaaaaaaatgaatgctcatctttatatatcttaaaataattaaaaaaaaataaataaatcataatatatttttaaataataaaatatttagttaatttttttatattttttttttagtaaacataattgaaaaatattatatacatatatttatatataaatagcatgtttttttacttttgacatataaattaaataatataaatatatatttttaaattaaaaaaaaaataaataaaataaaaaaggggaaaagaaaaaaatataaagaaatagaTTATCATGAAGAATAATTAGCattaaaaacaataaatatCTAATATCGTTTTGATAATTTGATTGTTACTTTATCTTTCTTATTATAGCAccattttcaatttttaaaattatagaagtttattttttcataataacatataaaacataaatttaatttgGAAAACatgtattaatatatatatatatatatatatatatatatatatatatatatatatatatatatttatatatctccataaagagaaaattgatattttgaaaaaaaaaagaaatgcaAAATTCAGGTAATAATAACAGTATTAATTATGGTAAGAACATTATGATTCCAAATATGCCTAATATTCCCAACGCGCCCAATATACCCAACTCAGTCAATATGCAAAATATATCTGGTTCTCCAAATATACCTCATTCTCCTAATTTACCAAATATACCTAATATACCTAATTTACCAAATATACCTAATTTACCTAATTTACCAAATATTCCCAGTATACCTAATTTACCCAGTGTACCAAATAATGGTATAAATAATCAAAATGTGAATAATACtcattttttgaataattcaATTAATCAAATGCCTATGCCTTTTATTCCTGGAATGTTGCATAATGTAAACACATGtgattattataataaaaatatgatacaTATGAATTCGATATATGATAATTACAACCCTTTAATGTATGCACAACCcaataatatgaatatacCTTTACCCCCAAATAACATAGATAATTTAAACGACATGTCAATGCATATGAATCTCAATATGATGAAAATGTACAATAAGGATTTAATGTTAAATAAAAACCCAAAAACTATGAGCAATAATTTAATGAACTTATCGAATAACATGAGcttaaattatatgaataattaCAATATAGAAAGTCACGGATGGTGCGAAATGGTAGCCAGGAATggaagaaaattttattataattctaTAACAAAATGCTCAAAATGGGAAAAGCCAGATGAATTAAAAACTCCCGAAGAATTGAAAATTTctgaaaaaacaaaatggAAAGAATATTCATGTAGTGATGGAAGAAAATACTGGCATcatgaagaaaaaaacatTAGTGTATGGGAGGAGCcagaagaaattaaaaaaataaaattagaatGTGCTTCTGCAAAGGATGAAggtaataataaagataacaAAGAGGAGAATAAGAAAAATGCAGAAAATGAAACATTAACCAAtgataatatgaataaaaataataaaacatatgaagaaataaataaaaattatggaGAATGCAATATCaaggaaaataataatattaacagTCATactaattatataaaagaatcaaacttaaaaaatgaaataaatcaaaacatatataataatattgatgaaaaaaataaaaaaattgataaggATAATATGGTATGGGAAAAATTtgaagataaaaatgatgCAAGAGAacatttgaaaattttatttgaagaaaaaaatataaatccaAAAATGACATGGGAAAAtgctttaaaaattttagaaaGTGATTCAAGATGGTTAAGTTTAGTTATACTAACGAAAGGAGAAAAAAGACAGTTATTTTCTGAATATATTAGCCATGCTGTTAAAAGAgctaatgaaaatgaaagaagaaaaagacaGAAATCAAGGGAAATAATTTTCCAAACATTATTAAATTGggataaattaaatgaacGATCATCTTATATAGAATTTGCTTCTGAATTTTACAATGAAGAATGGTGGAATTGGATAAcagaaaaagaaagagatGAAATATTTCAAGATTTTATTGATGATTATAAacataaatttaaagaaatcagaagaaagaaaagaaaaaaaacagttgaagttttaaaagaaaaatttcaaGCATATGCAGAAAAGAAAAACCCATTAAAGTGGAAAGAAATTAAAGTTTATTTTAAAGATGATGAAGATTTTAATTCTTTACACAAAATAGATGCTTTAGCTGCTTGGGAAAGCTTCTTTGAAAAATATCACAATCAAGAAAAAATGGAACTTAAAAAGAAAGTATATAGAATattgagaaaaaaaagagattcCTTCATTGAgttattaaatgaatattaCGAAAAGAATATCTTAAATATCAAAACACAGTGGATATATTTTGTctctaaaatatataaagatcCTCGTTATACAGATTTATTGGGGCAACAAGGGTCATCACCCAGAGTATTATTTGAGGAATTTATTGAATCTCTACAGGAACAGTATTTAAGACATAAGgcatacataaaaaaagcaTATAAAGAAATGGAAATTGTTGTAGATGAAAATACTAcgtttgataattttttacaaaCGTTTTCAAAAGTacaaaacaaatataaaattccACACGCTAATATGAACTTTATATATCTTTCTATacttaaaaagataaaagaaaaaaaaaataaagaattaaaacaCATTAATAAAGTAGCCaaatttttaacaaaaatttcGGAACTTAAACCGAATATGACATATAATAAAGTAATTAGTATAATTAAATGCTCAAGTAAATGGCCAATAGTATGCAACTTATGCCCAAAAGAAGAACAAAAATTAGCTGCCTATAACATATGGAAATCATatataaattcaaaaaaaaaagatcaTTCGAATGATTCATCAAATTATAactcaaataaaaattttaaaaattcaagAAGAAAAGAGACTCCAAAATCAAgtgaagatgaagaagaagcagaagaagaagaatatGATAATAAGACACAGTCAAAACATAAGCAGTATTCTAAAGAAGATTCTGATTCAAGTGCTCAAACAATTGAATCTTTACGTACTATTGATCATCCTTCTAGCTATCTACATTAGAAAAAAGGTTTCTTTTCAGTAGCTCGtatgataattttaatatgaaTGGGAAATATATTTCCATTGtgtgcaaaaaaaaaaaagatgaaaaaaagaaaaataataaataaacgaagaagaaaaaaatatatatgataaagaaaaaaagaagattatataataatatattttatattttttgataatgtttttaaaattttatttgtttcaATTTTATATCTTATGATTTAATATCTATGAATAATAAGGATATATTTTATGCTtatgtaaaattattttacttttttttaacctcaggtacttttaaaaaaaaaaaaggaattttgatatatataatttagaatatacatataatataCATATTGCTTACATTTAAAGTTTAATCactg
The sequence above is drawn from the Plasmodium relictum strain SGS1 genome assembly, chromosome: 14 genome and encodes:
- a CDS encoding ADP-ribosylation factor, putative, with the protein product MSIFGVLKKCFKFVFFLFLRFFSIKATTKKNLIIFGLPSSGKTSIIYFFKLGYLITTVRTFLINEESFTITLKTNKDNFEEKKFKVKFFEIGSDCSFNLIKEYSELSNDLIYIVDSSQKGSLSEARDDFIRIIYDFRFIYRKCKFLIFLNKQDSNGCLKSDEIINYFSLPKELLYRCKFISCSTLSGEGLKEGLEWLLNSNVFSDRNDVNYENRKIYY
- the PRP40 gene encoding pre-mRNA-processing factor 40, putative, whose translation is MQNSGNNNSINYGKNIMIPNMPNIPNAPNIPNSVNMQNISGSPNIPHSPNLPNIPNIPNLPNIPNLPNLPNIPSIPNLPSVPNNGINNQNVNNTHFLNNSINQMPMPFIPGMLHNVNTCDYYNKNMIHMNSIYDNYNPLMYAQPNNMNIPLPPNNIDNLNDMSMHMNLNMMKMYNKDLMLNKNPKTMSNNLMNLSNNMSLNYMNNYNIESHGWCEMVARNGRKFYYNSITKCSKWEKPDELKTPEELKISEKTKWKEYSCSDGRKYWHHEEKNISVWEEPEEIKKIKLECASAKDEGNNKDNKEENKKNAENETLTNDNMNKNNKTYEEINKNYGECNIKENNNINSHTNYIKESNLKNEINQNIYNNIDEKNKKIDKDNMVWEKFEDKNDAREHLKILFEEKNINPKMTWENALKILESDSRWLSLVILTKGEKRQLFSEYISHAVKRANENERRKRQKSREIIFQTLLNWDKLNERSSYIEFASEFYNEEWWNWITEKERDEIFQDFIDDYKHKFKEIRRKKRKKTVEVLKEKFQAYAEKKNPLKWKEIKVYFKDDEDFNSLHKIDALAAWESFFEKYHNQEKMELKKKVYRILRKKRDSFIELLNEYYEKNILNIKTQWIYFVSKIYKDPRYTDLLGQQGSSPRVLFEEFIESLQEQYLRHKAYIKKAYKEMEIVVDENTTFDNFLQTFSKVQNKYKIPHANMNFIYLSILKKIKEKKNKELKHINKVAKFLTKISELKPNMTYNKVISIIKCSSKWPIVCNLCPKEEQKLAAYNIWKSYINSKKKDHSNDSSNYNSNKNFKNSRRKETPKSSEDEEEAEEEEYDNKTQSKHKQYSKEDSDSSAQTIESLRTIDHPSSYLH